A stretch of Candidatus Lokiarchaeota archaeon DNA encodes these proteins:
- a CDS encoding radical SAM protein, producing MLEYEGSIWRPPSEARSLILQATVGCSHNACIFCVSYKNKRYRVRGESGISQDLNRLSDRVKKRTNRVFLADGNVLAMNTDEMADVLRVLDKELPNLERVGTYAYAGDVENKTVDDLKRLKELGLGIVYLGLETGDDGLLTRVRKGVTNEENIEACKKIRAAGIPLSLTIILGLGGLEKSERHARATAKALNRIDPEYIGALTLMTPPGTPIHRMVEKGDFQPMKPFEILIELRILVENLDLSECIFRTNHASNYLSLRGTLNRDKKDVLKTLDEAIDRHDEADLKPTFLRGL from the coding sequence ATGCTAGAATACGAAGGCAGCATCTGGCGTCCTCCAAGTGAGGCAAGGAGCCTGATTCTGCAGGCTACTGTTGGCTGTTCGCACAATGCCTGCATCTTTTGTGTCTCCTACAAGAACAAACGATATCGAGTACGTGGTGAATCAGGCATATCCCAAGACCTGAATCGACTGTCCGATCGTGTCAAAAAGCGTACGAACAGGGTCTTCCTAGCGGATGGCAATGTACTAGCCATGAACACCGATGAGATGGCAGATGTCCTAAGAGTGCTTGATAAAGAGCTTCCAAACCTTGAACGTGTGGGAACATACGCCTATGCCGGAGACGTTGAAAACAAAACTGTTGATGATCTGAAAAGGCTCAAAGAACTGGGATTAGGTATTGTCTACTTGGGACTGGAGACCGGAGATGATGGACTTCTGACACGGGTGCGAAAGGGTGTAACGAACGAAGAGAATATTGAAGCCTGCAAGAAGATTCGAGCGGCCGGTATACCGCTTTCTCTCACTATCATCCTAGGACTTGGTGGGCTTGAGAAATCGGAACGACATGCCAGGGCAACCGCTAAGGCACTCAATCGGATTGACCCCGAATACATAGGTGCCCTCACTCTCATGACGCCCCCAGGTACACCCATCCACCGAATGGTAGAGAAGGGTGATTTCCAGCCCATGAAGCCTTTCGAAATCCTAATAGAGCTGAGAATTCTGGTAGAGAATCTTGACCTGAGCGAGTGCATCTTCCGTACAAATCACGCCTCCAACTATTTGTCCCTGAGAGGTACTCTGAACAGAGACAAGAAGGACGTTCTGAAAACTCTCGATGAGGCAATAGATAGACACGATGAAGCTGATTTGAAACCAACCTTCTTGAGAGGGTTGTGA